A region of Pseudomonas sp. Marseille-Q3773 DNA encodes the following proteins:
- a CDS encoding DUF3301 domain-containing protein → MLTLEHLFILMLVATAGAWLWHNHGLREKALERVKQHCAKLDLELLDDAVALKRIAFVRDANGRKRLARVYAFEFTVTGEQRHPGTITQFGAHSVQIELAPYPFEIKTPPRADNVIEMQQWRQEHNRWRN, encoded by the coding sequence ATGTTGACCCTGGAACACCTCTTCATCCTGATGCTGGTAGCTACGGCAGGCGCCTGGCTGTGGCACAACCACGGTTTGCGTGAAAAAGCCCTGGAGCGGGTCAAACAGCACTGCGCCAAGCTCGACCTCGAGTTGCTCGACGATGCCGTCGCGCTCAAGCGCATCGCCTTTGTACGGGATGCCAACGGCCGCAAGCGCCTGGCGCGTGTCTATGCCTTCGAATTCACGGTTACCGGCGAGCAACGCCATCCCGGTACCATAACCCAGTTCGGCGCACACAGCGTGCAGATCGAACTGGCGCCCTACCCGTTCGAAATCAAGACCCCGCCACGCGCTGACAACGTCATCGAGATGCAGCAATGGCGCCAGGAGCACAACCGTTGGCGCAACTGA